Proteins from one Elgaria multicarinata webbii isolate HBS135686 ecotype San Diego chromosome 3, rElgMul1.1.pri, whole genome shotgun sequence genomic window:
- the LSM3 gene encoding U6 snRNA-associated Sm-like protein LSm3, which translates to MADEVDQQQTTNTVEEPLDLIRLSLDERIYVKMRNDRELRGRLHAYDQHLNMILGDVEETVTTIEIDEETYEEIYKSTKRNIPMLFVRGDGVVLVAPPLRVG; encoded by the exons ATGGCGGACGAAGTGGACCAG CAACAAACCACTAATACTGTAGAAGAGCCCTTGGACCTCATCAGACTCAGTCTTGATGAACGAATTTACGTGAAAATGAGGAATGACCGAGAACTTCGAGGCAGATTACAT GCTTATGACCAGCATTTAAATATGATTTTGGGTGACGTTGAAGAAACTGTGACAACAATAGAGATTGATGAAGAAACCTATGAAGAGATTTATAAA TCCACCAAAAGGAATATTCCAATGCTCTTTGTCAGAGGAGATGGAGTTGTACTTGTTGCTCCTCCATTGAGGGTCGGCTGA